The following are encoded in a window of Vespula pensylvanica isolate Volc-1 chromosome 2, ASM1446617v1, whole genome shotgun sequence genomic DNA:
- the LOC122627294 gene encoding gamma-tubulin complex component 5 isoform X4, with translation MGTKILKDIQSDIKLLITVITDFEEDEEGFQICERFAISNIKHHQYLSVNSHATKQSINNIITKLSIYGKFKEAKKFQELVDFFLTSFDFDHHPQYDLQWSLLALLLDLSSDIDKTDLNNLKSFQGEFNSNVTIANEKDAIQEIDWANYLKEGEEDFFCDFKDGESSDEWSDDAEEVPNLSCVPVETTLTTVDGILSAESIGDVKYSSDIVMQSLIEEVESRKWLMSNVQNTWWNESVIYKYPVCSKYPDAHFCQIWHETVHKDLSDIILLNEYQVCKEILWMFHVQTQMTVFKQESEFLFHIRPNVSIPSLTTIAFQNMLSPFCEYLSMIHDIEQFDKELLSTDTSYLGYKKPPFIYEAYNAAIKEKLLSFRMEIINIEKDITAQASSQTLLSLLARLKKPLKRIKILHQVHKVSVSNWKLSTNWNCASKLLSNLLLEITNSHCQEKTNICVNLYLSIIPVYLNIIDTLLGEGRLEDWRDEFIIERISDEEVAKNKDQCVKFLIRPLDDICLKDNVMHLLITKVQHIGHSIDLLVSLNRITEMWNEKMKSDEERISLKDEFYTSLLSEICKYTTQSEELIDVSPSEVDGISFISEYDEDLEKNIIQQLSAVNNPFLMKAFKDYIPPALYGQDMVDGNKCISANSCNKRRNKLFNRLQEVAEHALPLKKILEKILSEILDLRYSSASKLVKNIMMQEYKLEAHLRLMRSVYMMEAGHIMNKFYQILFHEIETNQMWNNSYFLSCILEEILSQQWPDSSSHWSIIVQDVSTHQVVHAVDSITLYYATGWPINIVLNEDILTKYNEIFRFQLKLKWALWTLNNLKFI, from the exons ATGGGAACAAAAATCTTGAAGGATATACAAAGTGACATAAAACTTTTGATCACGGTGATAACTGATTTCGAG gaagatgaagaaggatTTCAAATTTGCGAACGTTTTGCTATATCCAATATCAAACATCATCAATATCTTTCGGTCAACAGTCATGCAACGAAACAATCTATCAACAATATTATCACCAAATTATCTATATACGGGAAATTTAAAGAGGCCAAAAAGTTTCAAGAACtcgttgatttctttttaactagTTTTGATTTCGACCATCATCCGCAGTATGATTTACAATGGTCTTTATTGGCTTTATTGTTAGATTTATCGTCTGATATCGATAAAACAGATTTGAACAATTTAAAATCCTTTCAAGGAGAATTTAATTCTAATGTCACTATTGCAAACGAAAAAGATGCTATTCAAGAGATTGATTGGgcaaattatttgaaagaaggagaagaagatttCTTTTGTGATTTCAAGGATGGCGAAAGTAGTGAT GAGTGGTCAGATGATGCAGAAGAAGTACCAAACCTTTCTTGTGTTCCTGTTGAAACAACTTTGACAACTGTAGATGGAATATTGTCTGCAGAATCAATAGGCGATGTTAAATATAGCTCTGATATAGTAATGCAGTCATTAATAGAAGAGGTTGAATCAAGAAAATGGTTGATGTCAAACGTTCAAAATACATGGTGGAACGAATCggtgatttataaatatcctGTTTGCAGCAAATATCCCGATGCACATTTCTGTCAAATTTG GCATGAAACAGTTCATAAGGATTTATCCGATATTATTTTGCTTAATGAGTACCAAGTATGTAAGGAAATATTATGGATGTTCCATGTTCAGACACAGATGACAGTGTTTAAGCAAGaaagtgaatttttatttcacattcGTCCTAATGTATCTATACCAAGTTTAACTACT ATTGCTTTTCAAAATATGCTATCTCCATTTTGTGAATATTTGTCTATGATACACGATATAGAACAATTTGACAAGGAGTTATTGAGCACAGATACAAGTTACCTAGGGTATAAAAAACCACCATTTATATACGAAGCATATAATGCTgcgattaaagaaaaactcTTAAGTTTTAGAATGGAGATTATaaacatagagaaagatattacAGCGCAAG CTAGTAGCCAGACACTTTTGTCTTTATTAGCCCGTCTAAAAAAgcctttaaaaagaataaaaatattgcacCAAGTTCATAAAGTGTCTGTATCCAACTGGAAATTATCAACTAATTGGAACTGTGCGTCCAAATTACTTTCAAACTTGCTTTTGGAAATAACAAATTCTCACTGTCaagaaaagacaaatatatgcgttaatttatatttgtctattattcctgtatatttgaatattattgataCATTGTTAGGTGAAGGACGTTTAGAAGATTGGAGAGacgaatttataatagaaag aATTTCAGATGAAGAAGttgcaaaaaataaagatcagTGTGTAAAATTTCTGATAAGACCTTTGGATGATATTTGTTTAAAGGATAATGTTATGCATTTACTAATTACCAAGGTGCAACATATTGGACACAGTATTGACTTGCTTGTATCGTTAAATCGTATCACGGAAATGtggaatgaaaaaatgaaatctgaTG AAGAGAGAATTTCACTAAAAGATGAATTTTATACCTCGTTATTGTCTGAAATATGCAAATACACAACTCAATCAGAAGAATTAATTGATGTGTCGCCATCAGAAGTAGATGggatttcgtttatttcagAGTATGATGAAGacttggaaaaaaatataatacaacaaTTATCAGCAGTGAACAATCCGTTTTTAATGAAAGCCTTTAAGGATTATATACCACCAGCTTTATATGGGCAAGATATGGTAGATGGTAACAAGTGTATATCTGCTAACTCCTGTAACAAGCGTCGaaacaaattgtttaatag ATTACAGGAAGTTGCAGAACACGCGTTaccattaaagaaaattttagaaaagataTTGTCTGAAATTTTAGATTTACGCTACAGTAGTGCAAGTAagttagtaaaaaatataatgatgcAGGAATATAAATTGGAAGCACATTTGAGATTAATGAGATCCGTTTATATGATGGAGGCTGGCcatattatgaataaattttatcaaatattatttcacgaG ATAGAAACTAATCAAATGTggaataattcatattttttatcgtgtaTATTAGAAGAAATACTTTCTCAACAATGGCCAGATTCTAGTTCACATTGGTCTATTATAGTACAAGATGTTAGTACGCATCAAGTGGTACATGCTGTAGATAGTATAACGTTGTATTATGCAACGGGATGGCCCATAAATATTGTCTTAAATGAAGACATTCTAACTAAgtataacgaaatatttcgatttcaattgaaattaaaatgggCCTTATGGAcgttaaataatttgaaattc ATCTAG